GCCGCGGCCATCACCGGGCTAACGAGGTGCGTCCTGCCTCCTGCTCCCTGCCTGCCCTCAAAGTTGCGGTTTGAGGTGCTTGCGCAGCGCTCGCCGGGCGCAAGGATGTCGGGGTTCATGCCAAGGCACATGCTGCATCCCGACTCGCGCCACTCAAAGCCGGCGTCCTTGAATATTTTGTCAAGCCCGAGCTTTTCTGCCGCGGCCTTTACCTGCTGCGAGCCGGGCACCACCATCGCCCTTACCCTTGGCGATACCCTGCGGCCCTTGACTACGACCGATGCCTCCACGAGATCCTCGAGGCGCGAGTTGGTGCACGAGCCGATAAAGACACGGTCAAGCTTGATGTCAGTCACCGGCGTTCCGGATTCCAAGGCCATGTACTCTAATGCACGAACAGCGGCCTTGCGCTCGTTTTCATTTCCCTTGGCAAACTCGTCTGGCGCCGGCACGCTTTCGTTCACGCTCACCACCATCCCCGGGTTCGTGCCCCAGCTGACCTGCGGGGCAAGCGACGCAGTGTCTATTGTAATGGATCTGTAGAATTTCGCGTTTTCGTCCGTGCGCAACCCTTTCCAGTATTCCACTGCGCGCTCAAACTGCTCACCCTTTGGCGCATAGCGCCTGTCCCGGATGTAGTCAAAAGTAGTTTCGTCGGGCGCAACAAGGCCTGCCCGGGCGCCGCCTTCGATGGACATGTTGCATATAGTCATCCTGTTTTCCATAGAAAGCTCTGATATCGCCTCGCCGCGGTATTCAAGCACAGAGCCGGTGCCGCCGGCGGTGCCGATTGTCCGTATGAGGTAGAGCACCATGTCCTTTGCAGTCACGGCGTGCTTGTTTTTTCGCCTTCCGACGAAATTGACGGCAAAGGTCTTGGGCTTGTCCATCCACATCGTCTGCGTGGCAAGCACGTGCTCGACCTCGCTTGTCCCTATGCCAAGCGCAAACGCGCCAAACGCTCCGTGCGTCGACGTGTGGCTGTCGCCGCATACAATCGTAGTGCCGGGGATTGTCAGCCCAAGCTCCGGCCCTATCACGTGCACGATGCCCTGATCCGGGCTGTGCATGTCAAACAATGTAATCCCAAACTCCCTGCAGTTGTCTGCAAGAGTGCGTATCTGGGTCGCCGATATCTGGTCGACTATTGGAAGCGAGCGCGCAGTTGTAGGCACGTTGTGGTCCATAGTGGCATACGTCAGGTCAGGCCGGCGCACCCTGCGGCGGTTCATGCGGAGGCCGTCAAAGGCCTGCGGAGACGTAACTTCATGTACAAGGTGGCGGTCTATGTAGAGCAAGGACGGCCCGCCTTCCTTCTCCTGGTGCACGACGTGGCTGTCCCAGATCTTTTCAAATATGGTCCTTGCTTGGGCCAAGCGAGAGAGGAATTGGCGGCAGGGAAATATAAAACAAGTGAGTGAGGGAGTGGCAGATAGTTTTAAATCAGGTTGGCCTGCTCTTGCAGCCATAATATGCACCCCCAGGATAACCGTTACCCGGAGTATATCGCTGAGCAAATAAAGAAGGGTACGACTACATGCGCCTTGACATGCAAGGATGGCGTGGTGCTGGCGGCAGACACCAGGGCAAGCGCCGGCCTCTTTATCGCCGACAGGCACGTCATGAAGATTCAAAAGGTCGACAACCACCTTGCAATGACGATTGCCGGTGGAGTCGCCGACGCGCAGAACCTGGTCGACACGATGCGCTACAACGCCAACATATTCAGGCTTGAAAACAAAGAGGTCATCCCGGTCAAGTCGGCTGCAAGGCTCTGCTCAAACATACTGTTCAACAACCGCTACTTCCCCTACTACGTCCAGATAATCATGGCAGGCTACACCGACAAAGAAGGCGGCAGGATATACAACATCGACCTGTTTGGCTCGCTCACCACGGAGAAATTCATCTCCACCGGCTCTGGCTCGCCCGTCGCGTACGGCTACCTTGAATCCGAGTTCAAGGATGGCATGGGCGTGAACGAGGCGTACAAGCTGGCCATGCACGCAATAGCGGCGGCAATCCGCAGGAACGCCGGAACCGGCGACAGCATCAACGTGGCCATCATCGACAAGGACGGCTACCGCGAGCTGTCAAAGGAACAAAAGACCGCAGTGGGCGTCGTCTTCTAGCCCACTACTTTTTTTACGCACCCTTGCCTGTCTTTGTTATTTCGTTCACGAAAAGGCTTGCGTCCATCTTTGAAAATGCAGACAGCTCGATTTTTGCACCCGGCCTCATGAACCGGCGTATTTCCTCGCCGGCCTCCCTTACGGCCCACCACTCTTCGCCAAACCTGTTTTGCAGATGCTGTTCAAGCTCTGCCGCGCGGACGGCCGCGACTATGTAGCTAGGCACATACATTATCGCGTCTGGCAGTATGTGGTGGAGCATCCAGTACTCGCCGGGCACATCAAGCCCGGTGTATTCCCTCAGCAATTTCCCGTAGAGGTTGCTTGCCTGCCTTGTAGAGAGCTTTTTGCGCCAGAACTCGGCCTTCATGAGCGAGTTTGCGGTGTAGAACGTGACGAAATAGAGCTCCATGAAGTTGTTCCTCTGCTCCAGCTCGTCAAGGGCGCGCTCGTCAGTCACGCCAAGCGATTTCAGGTAG
The sequence above is drawn from the Nitrososphaera viennensis EN76 genome and encodes:
- the leuC gene encoding 3-isopropylmalate dehydratase large subunit gives rise to the protein MAQARTIFEKIWDSHVVHQEKEGGPSLLYIDRHLVHEVTSPQAFDGLRMNRRRVRRPDLTYATMDHNVPTTARSLPIVDQISATQIRTLADNCREFGITLFDMHSPDQGIVHVIGPELGLTIPGTTIVCGDSHTSTHGAFGAFALGIGTSEVEHVLATQTMWMDKPKTFAVNFVGRRKNKHAVTAKDMVLYLIRTIGTAGGTGSVLEYRGEAISELSMENRMTICNMSIEGGARAGLVAPDETTFDYIRDRRYAPKGEQFERAVEYWKGLRTDENAKFYRSITIDTASLAPQVSWGTNPGMVVSVNESVPAPDEFAKGNENERKAAVRALEYMALESGTPVTDIKLDRVFIGSCTNSRLEDLVEASVVVKGRRVSPRVRAMVVPGSQQVKAAAEKLGLDKIFKDAGFEWRESGCSMCLGMNPDILAPGERCASTSNRNFEGRQGAGGRTHLVSPVMAAAAAIEGRFVDVREWL
- a CDS encoding proteasome subunit beta; this encodes MHPQDNRYPEYIAEQIKKGTTTCALTCKDGVVLAADTRASAGLFIADRHVMKIQKVDNHLAMTIAGGVADAQNLVDTMRYNANIFRLENKEVIPVKSAARLCSNILFNNRYFPYYVQIIMAGYTDKEGGRIYNIDLFGSLTTEKFISTGSGSPVAYGYLESEFKDGMGVNEAYKLAMHAIAAAIRRNAGTGDSINVAIIDKDGYRELSKEQKTAVGVVF